From a region of the Zingiber officinale cultivar Zhangliang chromosome 4B, Zo_v1.1, whole genome shotgun sequence genome:
- the LOC121977409 gene encoding (S)-beta-bisabolene synthase-like encodes MQVMELADTPSVKVLEDVVVDRQVAGFDPSFWGDYFITNQKSQSEASMNERAEELKNEVRSMFQNVSTGVLQIMNLIETIQLLGVDYHFTEEIDRALDHLKDVDMSKYGLYEVALHFRLLRQNGFNISSDIFKKYKNKEGKFMEELKDDAKGLLSLYNAAYFGTKKETILDEAISFTKDKLTSLLKDLNPTFAKLVSLTLKTPIQRSMKRLFTRCYISIYQDDPTRIETILELAKLDFNILQCLHQEELKKLCMWWKNLNLDIMHLNFARERLVETYCWFMVIRHEASCSRARLIATKLLMVATVLDDFYDSYSTLEESRLLTDAIQRWSPNEVDQLPEYLRDFFLKMLSIFQEFENELAPEEKFRILYLKEQWKILAQNYFKECQWRDDNYVPKLEEHMRVSIISVGFVLFYCAFLSGMEEAVATKDAFEWFASFPKIIEACATIVRITNDITSKEREQKRAHVASTVDCYMKEYGTSKDVACEKLLGFVEDAWKIINEELLTATGLSREVIEISFHSAQTTEFVYKHVDAFTEPNTSMKESIFFLLVHPIPI; translated from the exons atgcaaGTCATGGAGCTTGCTGATACTCCATCAGTCAAGGTTTTGGAAGACGTGGTTGTTGATCGGCAGGTTGCAGGCTTCGATCCCAGCTTTTGGGGTGACTACTTTATTACAAATCAGAAATCACAG TCTGAGGCATCCATGAATGAAAGAGCTGAAGAACTCAAGAATGAAGTAAGGAGCATGTTCCAAAACGTGTCGACTGGCGTCCTACAAATCATGAATCTAATTGAGACAATTCAACTTCTTGGAGTTGATTACCATTTCACGGAGGAAATAGACAGAGCTTTAGACCATCTCAAGGATGTTGACATGAGCAAATACGGGCTCTATGAGGTTGCTCTTCATTTTCGACTGCTTAGACAAAATGGATTCAACATTTCTTCAG ATATATTTAAAAAGTACAAGAATAAGGAGGGAAAATTTATGGAAGAACTAAAAGATGATGCTAAGGGACTCCTGAGCTTATATAATGCGGCTTACTTTGGAACTAAAAAAGAGACTATACTCGACGAAGCCATTTCTTTTACTAAGGACAAGCTTACATCTTTGTTAAAAGATCTAAATCCAACATTTGCAAAGCTAGTGTCTCTCACTCTCAAGACACCTATTCAACGAAGCATGAAACGACTTTTCACAAGATGCTACATCTCCATTTACCAAGATGATCCGACTCGAATTGAAACAATACTTGAGCTTGCAAAATTGGACTTCAACATATTACAATGTCTCCACCAGGAGGAGCTCAAGAAACTATGCAT GTGGTGGAAGAATCTGAACTTAGACATTATGCACCTAAATTTTGCTCGAGAACGACTGGTGGAAACTTACTGTTGGTTCATGGTGATACGCCATGAAGCCAGTTGTTCTCGTGCTCGACTGATAGCGACTAAGCTACTTATGGTTGCTACTGTCTTGGATGACTTCTATGATAGCTACAGCACACTAGAAGAAAGCCGACTACTTACGGATGCAATCCAAAG GTGGAGCCCTAATGAAGTAGATCAACTACCAGAATACTTGAGGGATTTCTTTCTTAAAATGTTGAGCATTTTTCAAGAATTTGAAAATGAACTTGCACCGGAGGAGAAGTTTCGAATATTGTACCTCAAGGAACAA TGGAAAATTCTAGCTCAAAATTACTTCAAGGAATGCCAATGGAGGGATGACAATTATGTGCCCAAGTTAGAAGAGCACATGCGTGTTTCAATCATAAGTGTGGGATTTGTCTTGTTTTATTGCGCATTTTTGAGTGGCATGGAGGAGGCAGTGGCCACAAAGGATGCATTTGAATGGTTCGCAAGCTTTCCTAAGATCATAGAAGCTTGTGCAACAATTGTTCGTATCACTAATGACATAACTTCGAAGGAG CGAGAACAAAAGAGGGCACATGTTGCCTCAACGGTAGATTGCTATATGAAGGAATATGGAACATCAAAAGATGTTGCATGCGAGAAGCTCCTAGGGTTTGTTGAAGATGCATGGAAGATTATCAACGAGGAGCTCCTTACTGCAACTGGATTGTCAAGGGAAGTAATTGAAATATCATTCCACTCTGCGCAAACTACAGAATTTGTATACAAGCATGTCGACGCATTCACAGAACCTAATACCTCGATGAAGGAAAGCATCTTTTTTCTACTTGTTCATCCTATCCCTATTTGA